One part of the Methanobacterium sp. genome encodes these proteins:
- a CDS encoding signal peptidase I, translating to MKIKEIATYIVIILIGVIVAQHMNVVVSGSMEPVLYRGDIVIIDNNPRTAQVGDIIVYKAAWFPQPVIHRIIYIGETPEGDTFFVTKGDNNPSPDPVAVYPDQIISKVVSINDAPLIIPKIGYVTLWIRGL from the coding sequence GTGAAAATTAAAGAAATAGCAACATACATTGTTATTATTCTTATTGGAGTAATAGTGGCCCAGCACATGAATGTGGTGGTATCTGGAAGTATGGAACCAGTTCTATACCGGGGAGACATTGTAATAATCGATAATAATCCACGCACAGCTCAAGTCGGAGATATAATTGTTTATAAAGCAGCCTGGTTCCCGCAGCCTGTGATTCACAGGATTATTTATATTGGAGAAACTCCAGAAGGAGACACATTCTTTGTAACGAAAGGGGACAATAATCCTTCGCCTGATCCGGTGGCTGTGTATCCAGATCAGATTATTTCAAAGGTGGTATCTATAAACGATGCACCCCTTATAATACCTAAAATTGGCTATGTGACTTTGTGGATAAGAGGGCTATAA